The genomic interval GGGTTGTTTAGCCAAAATTAAGCAATTTCTATTAAAACGTGAAGGGTTTAAAGAGAGCAAGGAGGTGATAGAAGTAGATGTTTGGGACTTAACACCAACTCTCTTAGAGGTGCAGAGCATCCTACTATGTAAGGAGAGTATCTCTCTAAATAGGAAATTTAGTTACTTTGGAATTGTAAAAGGGtataaattgttaaaaaaaaaggagagaaataaGAAAAGTGATTGAAAATATATTAGAAAAGGTAAAGAGAGAATAAGAGACACAAAGAGATACACTTATACGTAATTAGAgataagaaaaagagagagaaatatataaaatGGTGTAAGGCCAAGTAATAGCATATTTGACACATTGTGTGAATGTTTGGAGAGATGTCCATTACTTCTTCACTACATGTCTACTTTAGGAGGTTAGGTAAACTATCTCTTGTTATAAAAGgtgcaagaaaataaatatagatAAGACAGaaattttatgtggttcggctaTGCCTATTCCACAAGTGGATGGAATAAAAAACATCACTATTTCGGgaggaattacaaaatgatttggAACTGGatatctctcttttctttatctctcctcttctttctatataCCCTACTCACTTCAAGCATGCAAGTGTGTATACAAGTGTGAGGggtagggtgcccttttatagggcaatatggaTAACAAATAATTTTTTAGGGTGGTAAAACCGAAGTGGTGGAAGATGAAATAGTGGAAGATAAGGGgtgacatacatatttttcataacgcTTCCCCTTGGATGGcacccatatattaactccttCTGCTAAGATCTTTAAAATCTCTCCCCTTTGTAGTAGGCAAAtctttggtgaacaaatctgctATATTATCACTTGATCAGATCTACTagacatctatatcaccattcttcttgagttcatgtgtatagaagaattttggagataAGATATGCTTGgttctgtcaccctttatgtattctcctcttagttgagctatacatgcatcattgtcttcatataaaactattaGAATACCCTTGATTGATTAAAGACCACAAtttcttggatatgagaaatcatttatttGAGCCACACGCATTCTTTACtagcttcatggatagctagtatttcataATGATTAGAGGATGTTGTTGTAATTGTCTGCTTTACTGATTTCCAAAATATATCAATTTTTCTGCaaagaaatacatatctagtttgagatttagcattatgAGGATCAAATAGATATccagcatctgcatatcctactagttgagatttggaatcaaatgagtagaatagacccaaattagatgtacctctcaaatagtgTAAAATGTGTTTAATTCCATTCTAGTGTCACCGAGTAAGAGCAGagttatatcttgctagtagatttacaacaaatgcaatgttgggtcttgtacaattggccagatacattagagagccgatgacacttaaatatggtacttcaagaccaagtaattcctccccctcatcatgaggtcgaaatggatccttcttaacatcaagtgatcgcaccatcattagAAATCCCTAAGGATGAACTTTGACCATATAAAATtgccttaatatattttcaatatatttagattgatgaataaAAATTctgccatttacatgttcaatctataggccaagacaatattttgtctttcttaaatctttcatctcaaattctgccgttaaataattagcagctttagtgagcttttcaggagtcccaactaaattcaaatcatcaatataaaCAAAAATTATAGCAAATCCGgattttgatcttttaataaaaacacaGGGATAAATtagatcatttatgaatccttctttcacaaggtactcacttaattgaTTGTACTATATGCGTCCAGATTGCTTTAATTCATATAAAGAACGTTGGAGTTTAACTGAATATAATTTCTGGGTTTTGCTTtaggcaatttaaatccttcagggattttcatataaatttcattatctaacgatccatataggtatgatGTTACTAcatccataagacgcatgctcagtcGTTCTGCGACTAGTAGCCCAATTAAGAAtttgaaagtgattccatccattacaggagaatatgtctcctcataatcaattctgAGTTTCTGCgccttgctttatatcgagtgatttcattattttcatttctcttgtgcacaaatacccatttttaTTAAAACCCTCAGACGCCTGTTTATTCGTCTCCACTTCTCTAAACCAGCTCCTCTTCATTCTCTTCAAAGCTTCTTCTCTTCAAACCTCTTCCCAGCGTCAATCCATCACAACCCTAATTCCTTCACACCTAGGGTTTCTTAAATTTCAGCTTCATCAAAATGGCACATACCAAAACAGtggggaaaaaggacaaagcatcctcttcttcttcaaagGCTGCAAGCAACAACGACATCGAGAAATAACTGGTTTCATCTCACGCAAAAGCGttgtaccaaaatcacatctctacaatcGATCTGATGTTTTGTAAGGTATTGGATGTTaacttctttgaagaaaatttccctgagattcttgaattgttcaaaaatataggatgggataagttcattcttcaccaagttaaggggtattacccagatcagattaagcttttctactcaaacttggtaaagaaagatgttggattTGATACTGAAGTTTTTGGCCAAAAGATAACACTTACTCCACACTTATTGtcataccccaaccccgaagggtctgaaatatttactttttatcattgatttacagtggaagtaaataaactcaattattattaaaccagagtgcaacactaattatccatattacaatcatttatttcaaaagaagaaaaattacataagcctaAATATCTGTCATCATACTAAAATTTATAATCAAgctttattttttctattatatTCCCACTCGCATGCTTActatgcctgatttccgatatgtccttcagagttatctgaaatatagaaatatgattggggtgaaacgacactcagtaagtaaataagattattattagtgtgtggtcaaaatgagttttttaaaattttcgtaaaacaatatttaatactataacttcaaaattacttttaaaataaatgtaaatttaaaattttctgtataaaacttttaccatcaattataatagtaaaatttaataaccatatactgtgactgttaaattaaacttttaactttaaaactataaaaatatttaatgatatacatacatatacttttccttatacgttttctttagatcgttaAGAATGACCCCTTTCAtctaaacttatacttttccttcaaatcattaataactttgtacacgtaattaaatatgtataaacatatattataaaaaaccacccttaggcctatttgtcgtaagtcatgtttacccccatgattgggttatgcggtccgaagactggacttaactggctggtcgaccaaactaaatcaacatacgtaaacattaagtaagattttccttattaagtcctggtctggaactaggtgtgcactcaggagaaatccactaacataaataaccactttgtaaacagtgtgtgtgcactctgatccgtttaaactttaagctgcggtaccaagcatctgtaactttaaacattcgttgccataaggggttttaaaatcatcttattataatttatgcgatttaaaataatatcgtgaaaattttatctttactcatattttcatgaaaaaaatacaACGCAGAAATAaactaatgccacacaatttttgtgttaaaaatatatataattttttttttaatagaaagaaatgatgaaaatttacctgaggggattagaacatttcttaatccaaaaataaatgcaagtatattaaagatataattggtataattaaatatacgtaaaaataaactcatggaaattttacggaactaacataattgaaatttatttacaaataaattcgggtataaattttaaataaaaatcttaatataatcaaatttacttacctcttcttttaccttacGTTACGAACACAATgattatctctaagaaatgagatcggaaataGTAGGTGAGTGAAAACTTActaaaaaattctctcttcaccactaattctttcactcactaatctttctcttcctttgaaaatttttgtgaaaaatgaaggttgagagcttcctatttataaaaaaagTTTGGGAAAGaagtgaaatttgtaaaagtgtggggagaggagtgaaattataattttttttaaattaaagaatgagcatgGAATGAGTTAGGTATGAATTGAGTATGAGATGGGAATGGAGATCATGTGGGAGTGTTTGACACAATTctcattaaataaaattttaattaattacttaattaattaattaattaactaattaattattttattattttattttttaaatcattattatcattattattacatttaagctatgttttagtatttatttatttattttaaaaaaattaaatttgaatttcgaaaactcatgtgatccccacatggtcttgtgggtcccatacaactttgagacccaagtgggtcctacgtaactccaatagtccttagcgtaagagttttttttttttcctttccttccttTTTGTTCGTGagaagaaggttttttttttttttttcttttctttcctcttccTACTTTGTTCCAGGAAGCTTAGGCactaagcttttttttttttcctttactttatacattattatttacttatatatatatatgtatatatatatataatttatccttatatgtatttaagcatatatatatacacataaccctcagatttcttaatttaattcatttctttaataatgtttaattaattaattaatatttatttatttatttatttttttggattactACAGTGTACATGTATAAGTATGTGTATGTATAGATGTCTAAGTGATTATTGTGTTATTGCAAgtcaattaattttttaaaaatattaataacattaATATATGTGTGAGATATATTATATATCACTTatctaatattaaaaatataataatttttttaaaaaaatataactaATATAAGAAAATTTGATCTCTACTCCTAGATAATTTGAGTTCCAATGATAGCCAATAAAATTAGctaaatttgaataaattatcAATTAAAAGTTTGTTAAATTGGATTGACAAacgattaaaaaaaaaaggatatgagTAAGAATAAGCTCAACCCAGTATAATTTTGTAACTGTCAAGTCAagccaaaaattaaattatatttgacaatcataaattttaaatttcaaaataaagttTATGTAAgtttaaaagaaatataaaataatttgagaTTATTAAGTTTTATACTTATATTAGGTTAAATGACAAGTTCAAAAATTTAATCacaaattaaaattgaattattaAGAGAACATTTATTAAAAATTGTTTGAAATAATTTatgacttttttatttttaaatattttagcattaatatttaaaaaataaatgtgaagtgtcaataatttctcaatttatcataaatacataagaaaattcataaaataattttaattttaaatttttaataaaattataactttttttttttttcagctttCATTACCTCTTAAAAggaaataaatttgaaaatgtgGAAATATGCCCATAAGTAGAACATAAGAATTGAAGTATCTATCAAACTGTTGTATTCAAAATTTGAgatgataaaatatattttttttttgaaatttttatagacTATGTAATATTCATGAAAATGGAGATGAGTTTACTCAACAATATTTAATAAATCAATAAAgaaataaaagtcttacctcagATGGGAGATCCGGATGTAACTTTCAAACAACAAATCAAAAGCAAAATACTAAATTATGAATCTATAATAATAAATCTTCAATAGGTATTACAAATTAATCAAGAAgaatcaatgaaaataaaatatatttgggGTAAGAAATACATACCTCATTCCTCCCCTTTCATAGCTTACTCGATCTCCCGAACGGTCACCTACTACGACGAACGATCACTTGCTAGCCTGCTGCTGCAATCGTCCTCCTGCCTGTCGGACTCTCTGCTCTCTACTTATGCATCGTGCGTTCGCGAGGGAAGCGAAGGAGAAAGGAGGAGTTGAAGGGTGTTAAGACAAATCTTGCTGGACTaagcagcgagatttgccacacgCCACACACCGATTGATCGTTCTATTTATCAGATAAATCTTGTTGGAGCAGCAAGAATTGCTTTGATACGCGTCAATACCCGATTTGTCTAATCCTTTAAATCTCATTGGATCAAGCAGCGAGATTACGTAAGCGTCATTCtgtgaaatattttttcaaacgtgttattatttaacatattattttaaaataaagataaaattgaaaaaaaaaaagggcagaaAAAGCTTTCACATTTGGCAACCAAGGAAACACAAAATTCGTAATTCTTCCGGAGAATCCAATCCGACTGCCCTCAATCAAGAGATGCGCAGTGGGTTATGGGTAGAACCAATTCCcgccaaaccccaaaaccctaacatcTTTGTTCGTTATTAAAACCCTGCTCCCTTAAAAAACAGTTGCAGCAGGGAGCCCAACGCCTCCACCactccaaaaaccaaaaccctagaaaACCCTGCACCATGGATGCTCAGCCCCCCAATTCCGACCTGGTTCTCATCCTAGACTTCGGTTCTCAGTACACCCACCTCATCACCCGCCGCATCAGAAGCCTCTCCATCTTCTCTCTCTGCATCTCCGGCACCTCCCCCCTCAAGGCCATCGTCGACCTCGACCCAAAAGTCATCATCCTCTCCGGCGGCCCCCACTCGGTCCACTCCTCCGACGCCCCAACCTTTCCTCCGGGGTTCGTTGAGTACGTGGAGACGAAAGGCGTGTTTGTTCTGGGCATATGCTACGGGCTACAGCTGGTTGTGCAGAGTCTTGGTGGGGATGTGAGGGTTGGGGAGAAGCAGGAGTATGGGAGGATGGAGATTGAGGTGGAGAGGGTTGATGGGTTGTTTGGCAAGAAGATGGTCGGTGATAGGCAGGTTGTGTGGATGAGCCATGGCGATGAGGTAGTGAGATTGCCTGATGGGTTCTCGGTGGTTGCACGTAGCCACCAGGGGGCAGTTGCCGCGGTGGAGAACCCATTGCGGAGGTTTTATGGGCTTCAATATCACCCGGAGGTATTTGAGCTTGGTTTTGATTTGGCATTGATACATTTGGAGTGTTGGTCTTGAATCAGTTTGTGAATTTATTTGCTCTTAATGATTTTACATGTCAGTGGCGTGGTGGTTTTTTGAAGAAAAGTGgaagatggtttttttttttttcctaaaaaagcGAATATCTTGTTTTGAACATGTCTGGAATGAATCCTTTTTGGATGGTGAATGGAGGATTCATGATATATCTTTATTCATTTGTATGACTTTTCTTCTTGCACTGTTAAATTTCCAGAGCACAATATGGAAAAATGATTCAAGTTTCTGGCCTTCTTGAATAAGTTGACTGTAGTAGGTTGTTTCTGGTATAATTTTAAATGGTAGGAGTAAGACTCCTGTGGAGGAAAAATGGTAATGATATAAACATAAACAGGCGAAAATAACATAAAGGGGCCAACTTGGGTGACTTATTAGTGTAGAGATTTTTATGAGAGAAGAATAGGGATGAGGTGGGGCTGTTTCTGCCTCTGTAGTTTTGAGAAATATGTGTCAATAATAAAATGTTTTGTTTGATGGAGTCTTTTCTAGAATGTATTGACATATATTGTCCTATTAAAGGCCCATAGTTAATTGGCTCTTATCTAGGTGACACATTCACCAGAAGGGATGGAAACACTGCAGTATTTCCTCCTTGATATTTGTGAAGTCTCTGCTGGCTGGAAGATGGAAGATGTAATGGATCAAGAAATTAAATTGATCAAAAGCATGGTGGGACCTGAGGATCATGTCATTTGTGCATTGTCTGGGGGTGTGGATTCCACGGTTGCTGCAACTCTTGTTCATAAAGCAATTGGAGACAGGCTACACTGTGTTTTTGTTGACAATGGTCTATTAAGGTGAAAGTGCATACTTTTGTTGAATACCATTTATGTTCATTTGCAGAACACTTGATTTCACTACCAGATTGGTACTTAGTTTAATATATGACTGTTATGGACTTTGATAGTATATCAGCTGGCCTCATCCTTGCATGAATTTTGAATGTGGTTGTTGTTTTCCATAGGTATAAGGAGAGAGAGCGCGTTATGGAAACCTTTGAAAGGGACCTTCATTTACCAGTTACATGTGTCGATGCTACAGATCAGTTTCTTATGAAGCTGAAAGGAGTGGTAGACCCCGAGACAAAAAGGAAAATAATTGGAAAGGAGTTTATATgcatttttgatgtgtttgcccAGGATTTGGAGCATAAGTTAGGTAAAAAACCTGCTTACTTGGTCCAAGGAACCTTGTATCCAGATGTCATTGAATCATGCCCGCCACCAGGAAGTGGAAGAAATCATTCCCATACAATCAAGAGCCATCATAATGTTGGAGGGCTTCCCAAGGACATGAAACTAAAGCTCATTGAACCACTTAAACTTTTATTCAAGGATGAGGTTTTGCACTTATTTCCTCATGAGTGTATTAAGTAATTTTATGTTTGCTTATTTGACTGTTTTTTTGGCAATGAACTCATTTTGTTTCTGCTTTTTGTTTTGTGTTAAAAGGTTCGTGAATTAGGGAGGATCCTGAGTGTTCCTGAGGCATTTCTGAAGCGCCACCCCTTCCCTGGGCCTGGGCTTGCTGTACGTGTATTGGGTGATGTCACTCAAGGAAATGCCTTGGATATCCTCCGCCAGGTATAAGGAGTTTATGATTGGACTAGAAAAAACTGCTTTCTCTTTTTTTCAGCAACATAAACCCAATTATGTTCATCAGATGCAAGAGTGGAACAGGGGAAGAGACCAGGAATACAACCTGATACAAAGACAATCTATGACAGCAGTCACAGcaattcgaaaaaaaaaaaaaaaattgcttctGAATTGCACAAAACTGAAACTCCTTGGTAGATTATCATGCTTGAGTGTATCTGGTTCGAGTATAATATGTTTATGGTACAAAAGCATCCTTAAAGAATAAGGTTCATTCTTTTCTAAATGATGTTCTGCTGTACCTTTAATTCCATGGAAACCTCCCAAGCTCACTCTCAACAAAAAACTCTAATCCCTTGATCATAGAAAACAATGAACTTACGGTTTGGGGAAACACCTCTCACCCTCTACAAATCTCCACAATCACCTCCCCCCAGTCTTCTGCATAAGGAAGAAAAAAGCTAAACTTCTTGTTCATTGCCTGCTTTTAAACCACTGCCCCCAATATACCCTGTCACTCCTTTCTTAACTAGCTCCTTCCACCCTTAATATAAAGTTGTAAGAAAAAACAACTGCTGTCTGCCAATCTTCCTCAAAaactccccctccccctccccaaTTTATCTTAGTCTGGCTTCTAGTTGTCTCAGATGACAATTGCTGGTGATGAGGAAACTAACTCAAAGAAGGATACTAGTACTGCAGGATGTCTTGAAGCCGAATCAGAATTTTCAGTGTAGAAAACAAACCCATGAGAAAACTATTTATATGTAGGATTTTAAAGCATTAGCATATATTTACGTGTTAAGCCAACCCAAGCGAATTTGTAGACAAAAAAATCTCTGGAAAGTAGAAGTTTCTTTGAAGTCTAACCAAGAGaataattttgttatcattaaaatgcAATGGGTAGCCAAGAGATGATAACAAGGATAGCTGTCTGTATAAGAACAGAGAGCCCTTAAATCCAACGTCATGAAATAATCCTTGGTTGGCACTGGTTTGCTGAATCTAAAATATTCCAGGAATGAAATTCTTGGGAATTTCATTCTTGCAAGTGGGATTCTGGCTTCATgggaaaaaatttatttgatttgcATTATAAGATTCTAAGGAACGTTTGCAGGATGCCCATGTCGATGTTTTGTATTGAGGTTATTTTATCAGCGACACTGTCCCTACCCATGATGAACTAAATTTATTGATTTGGTTAAACTTGGGAATTGAATAGGCATTTCAAAAAGATTATCATTATACCCTTGACCATGAACAACATGTGAAGAATAATCATATTCacatattttaagcacaaaaaccTAAAATTAAATCCATGTCCTAAAAATTTCAACcatcataaataaaaaatttaacatgtaAGAATCAAGGTAACCAAAACAATGGAGGGCAATGTAGTTTCAAAATTTCATTATTATCATgacataataatattatttttatttttcttgatttttatttttattaaaataatgtattgttgtaaatatattaatataataatatgtaATAATACTATACAATGTGGCATTAATGTGCAACCAGCCAAAATAGTTGGGGCAATTTAGTCCAAAAAAATAAGATTCCCATGGTAATGGGTCCTAGAAACTTACTTATGGGTAGCATTGTTCATGGGAGGGATTCCCATGTTTTGTAGGAATCCTTCATTCTTAGGAAATGTGAGATTCATTCCATGTAACATTCCAGACCCAAAAAACAATGGGATGCCATGGA from Malania oleifera isolate guangnan ecotype guangnan chromosome 9, ASM2987363v1, whole genome shotgun sequence carries:
- the LOC131164821 gene encoding uncharacterized protein LOC131164821; this translates as MDAQPPNSDLVLILDFGSQYTHLITRRIRSLSIFSLCISGTSPLKAIVDLDPKVIILSGGPHSVHSSDAPTFPPGFVEYVETKGVFVLGICYGLQLVVQSLGGDVRVGEKQEYGRMEIEVERVDGLFGKKMVGDRQVVWMSHGDEVVRLPDGFSVVARSHQGAVAAVENPLRRFYGLQYHPEVTHSPEGMETLQYFLLDICEVSAGWKMEDVMDQEIKLIKSMVGPEDHVICALSGGVDSTVAATLVHKAIGDRLHCVFVDNGLLRYKERERVMETFERDLHLPVTCVDATDQFLMKLKGVVDPETKRKIIGKEFICIFDVFAQDLEHKLGKKPAYLVQGTLYPDVIESCPPPGSGRNHSHTIKSHHNVGGLPKDMKLKLIEPLKLLFKDEVRELGRILSVPEAFLKRHPFPGPGLAVRVLGDVTQGNALDILRQVDEIFIQSIRDAGIYDSIWQAFAVFLPVRSVGVQGDQRTHSHVVALRAVTSQDGMTADWYYFEHKFLDDVARKICNSVRGVNRVVQDITSKPPSTIEWE